One window of Halichondria panicea chromosome 7, odHalPani1.1, whole genome shotgun sequence genomic DNA carries:
- the LOC135338028 gene encoding uncharacterized protein LOC135338028 isoform X2 produces the protein MAKDKLSRELWKLRINGFLTQILMALLFSICTTDFLSSFHRFVTNPKRDNKKINNSSFDAEPGLGESEFFYSTLMATFYGIAAFAALLSGVLVRCVPFWYQYLAYTTALIAGSVLYGISNQSWVLVLSLITIGLYVGAEGSLANNYANKLSNQYVGALEKKGDTIGNEQEKVKIRNYLYTAHIFGQGIGFIIGTAIGVLFAQLHIEQYRSMAWFNVACGLVILAVFAFFFRGESEWKSTKISSCGSFCESNEMCTQNTPGPLQVFIIISFLLLNFVETFKWSYFEVLLNPVLSDSFGLSLEVSSYFYLGLAIPRILGPILVAVLQKVNISSQTIRIIGFLLSITGYALLTDWQAISYDPCTEYSPFHHPKLFQTQGILSNKSNDSNSSTKLNITSSKFVLNIFSNVDLEFSDGIKLEFIIPLGVHYICKEDTFCSENNNDRPTFSFQYNHFGHSSISKLDTENEIFYQSFSCFQANDTGSKQVFCVNLLQDKMTSAVSLASADIQSLLVLPDDIYAKETVLGALNAVSFISLSIGPVIADALYEATQKRIFLLSILLGSLNIPFLIGVIVLYRQLGPHLKYTTQYYKEQQD, from the exons ATGGCTAAAGACAAGCTATCAAGAGAATTGTGGAAACTGAGAATCAACGGATTTCTTACACAAATCCTGATGGCATTGCTGTTCTCTATCTGCACTACAGACTTTCTGTCGTCCTTTCACAGATTTGTCACTAATCCTAAAAGAGACAACAAGAAAATCAACAACAGCAGTTTTGAT gctGAACCAGGACTGGGAGAGTCAGAATTTTTCTACTCTACGTTAATGGCAACATTTTATGGAATCGCTGCATTTGCAGCACTCTTGTCTGGTGTACTTGTGAGATGTGTCCCATTCTGGTACCAATACTTGGCATATACCACTGCTTTGATAGCTGGTTCCGTGTTGTATGGAATTTCAAATCAAAGCTGGGTGCTTGTGTTAAGCTTGATAACTATTGGACTGTATGTGGGTGCAGAAGGTTCACTTGCCAATAACTATGCCAACAAGTTGAGTAACCAGTACGTTGGGGCTCTTGAAAAAAAGGGTGACACTATTGGTAATGAACAGGAGAAAGTGAAGATCAGAAACTACCTCTACACTGCGCACATATTTGGACAGGGCATTGGATTTATCATTGGCACTG CTATAGGAGTTTTGTTTGCTCAGCTCCATATTGAGCAATATCGGTCCATGGCATGGTTTAATGTGGCTTGTGGGCTGGTTATACTAGCAGTGTTTGCCTTTTTCTTCCGTGGTGAGAGCGAGTGGAAAAGTACGAAGATTAGTAGCTGTGGCAGTTTTTGTGAGAGTAATGAAATGTGCACACAAAACACCCCCGGACCACTACAAGTTTTCAT TATTATCAGCTTTCTACTCCTCAACTTTGTGGAAACATTTAAATGGTCTTACTTCGAAGTGCTACTAAATCCAGTTCTCAGTGACTCGTTTGGCTTGTCTCTGGAAGTTTCTTCCTATTTCTACTTGGGGCTGGCTATTCCTCGTATTCTAGGGCCAATATTGGT AGCTGTTCTTCAAAAGGTCAATATTTCATCGCAAACTATCAGGATCATCGGTTTTTTGCTATCAATAACTGGCTATGCCTTACTTACTGACTGGCAGGCCATTTCATATGACCCCTGTACAGAATACAGCCCATTTCATCATCCAAAACTGTTTCAAACTCAAGGCATACTTTCAAACAAGTCGAATGACAGTAACAGCTCTACAAAATTAAATATTACGTCTTCCAAGTTCGTTCTAAACATATTCTCAAACGTTGACTTGGAATTCAGTGATGGAATAAAGTTAGAATTTATAATACCATTAGGGGTGCACTACATTTGTAAGGAAGACACCTTTTGCAGTGAAAATAACAATGACAGGCCCACTTTTTCTTTCCAATACAATCATTTTGGTCATTCTTCTATTAGTAAGCTGGACACCGAGAATGAGATATTCTATCAAAGTTTTTCCTGCTTTCAAGCCAACGATACAGGAAGCAAACAAGTGTTTTGTGTTAATTTACTTCAAGATAAAATGACTTCAGCGGTATCATTGGCAAGTGCTGATATTCAGAGCTTACTGGTGTTACCAGACGATATTTATGCTAAG GAGACTGTACTTGGTGCTCTGAATGCTGTTTCTTTTATCAGTTTGTCAATTGGACCTGTAATTG CTGATGCACTATATGAAGCAACACAGAAGCGGATCTTTTTATTATCTATTTTGTTAGGTAGTTTAAACATTCCGTTTTTGATAGGAGTTATTGTGTTGTATCGGCAGTTAGGACCACATCTAAAGTACACCACTCAGTATTATAAGGAACAGCAGGACTAA
- the LOC135338028 gene encoding uncharacterized protein LOC135338028 isoform X1, producing the protein MAKDKLSRELWKLRINGFLTQILMALLFSICTTDFLSSFHRFVTNPKRDNKKINNSSFDAEPGLGESEFFYSTLMATFYGIAAFAALLSGVLVRCVPFWYQYLAYTTALIAGSVLYGISNQSWVLVLSLITIGLYVGAEGSLANNYANKLSNQYVGALEKKGDTIGNEQEKVKIRNYLYTAHIFGQGIGFIIGTAIGVLFAQLHIEQYRSMAWFNVACGLVILAVFAFFFRGESEWKSTKISSCGSFCESNEMCTQNTPGPLQVFIIISFLLLNFVETFKWSYFEVLLNPVLSDSFGLSLEVSSYFYLGLAIPRILGPILVAVLQKVNISSQTIRIIGFLLSITGYALLTDWQAISYDPCTEYSPFHHPKLFQTQGILSNKSNDSNSSTKLNITSSKFVLNIFSNVDLEFSDGIKLEFIIPLGVHYICKEDTFCSENNNDRPTFSFQYNHFGHSSISKLDTENEIFYQSFSCFQANDTGSKQVFCVNLLQDKMTSAVSLASADIQSLLVLPDDIYAKASNSCINALDGHCHWIPFSTITHKNCVDCPPICRGKHQTLSLAQFVLGLAILILTSPFEWVPLLAMTSNQVPHNKKLLETVLGALNAVSFISLSIGPVIADALYEATQKRIFLLSILLGSLNIPFLIGVIVLYRQLGPHLKYTTQYYKEQQD; encoded by the exons ATGGCTAAAGACAAGCTATCAAGAGAATTGTGGAAACTGAGAATCAACGGATTTCTTACACAAATCCTGATGGCATTGCTGTTCTCTATCTGCACTACAGACTTTCTGTCGTCCTTTCACAGATTTGTCACTAATCCTAAAAGAGACAACAAGAAAATCAACAACAGCAGTTTTGAT gctGAACCAGGACTGGGAGAGTCAGAATTTTTCTACTCTACGTTAATGGCAACATTTTATGGAATCGCTGCATTTGCAGCACTCTTGTCTGGTGTACTTGTGAGATGTGTCCCATTCTGGTACCAATACTTGGCATATACCACTGCTTTGATAGCTGGTTCCGTGTTGTATGGAATTTCAAATCAAAGCTGGGTGCTTGTGTTAAGCTTGATAACTATTGGACTGTATGTGGGTGCAGAAGGTTCACTTGCCAATAACTATGCCAACAAGTTGAGTAACCAGTACGTTGGGGCTCTTGAAAAAAAGGGTGACACTATTGGTAATGAACAGGAGAAAGTGAAGATCAGAAACTACCTCTACACTGCGCACATATTTGGACAGGGCATTGGATTTATCATTGGCACTG CTATAGGAGTTTTGTTTGCTCAGCTCCATATTGAGCAATATCGGTCCATGGCATGGTTTAATGTGGCTTGTGGGCTGGTTATACTAGCAGTGTTTGCCTTTTTCTTCCGTGGTGAGAGCGAGTGGAAAAGTACGAAGATTAGTAGCTGTGGCAGTTTTTGTGAGAGTAATGAAATGTGCACACAAAACACCCCCGGACCACTACAAGTTTTCAT TATTATCAGCTTTCTACTCCTCAACTTTGTGGAAACATTTAAATGGTCTTACTTCGAAGTGCTACTAAATCCAGTTCTCAGTGACTCGTTTGGCTTGTCTCTGGAAGTTTCTTCCTATTTCTACTTGGGGCTGGCTATTCCTCGTATTCTAGGGCCAATATTGGT AGCTGTTCTTCAAAAGGTCAATATTTCATCGCAAACTATCAGGATCATCGGTTTTTTGCTATCAATAACTGGCTATGCCTTACTTACTGACTGGCAGGCCATTTCATATGACCCCTGTACAGAATACAGCCCATTTCATCATCCAAAACTGTTTCAAACTCAAGGCATACTTTCAAACAAGTCGAATGACAGTAACAGCTCTACAAAATTAAATATTACGTCTTCCAAGTTCGTTCTAAACATATTCTCAAACGTTGACTTGGAATTCAGTGATGGAATAAAGTTAGAATTTATAATACCATTAGGGGTGCACTACATTTGTAAGGAAGACACCTTTTGCAGTGAAAATAACAATGACAGGCCCACTTTTTCTTTCCAATACAATCATTTTGGTCATTCTTCTATTAGTAAGCTGGACACCGAGAATGAGATATTCTATCAAAGTTTTTCCTGCTTTCAAGCCAACGATACAGGAAGCAAACAAGTGTTTTGTGTTAATTTACTTCAAGATAAAATGACTTCAGCGGTATCATTGGCAAGTGCTGATATTCAGAGCTTACTGGTGTTACCAGACGATATTTATGCTAAGGCAAGTAACTCATGTATAAATGCATTGGATGGACATTGTCATTGGATACCGTTCTCAACTATCACACACAAGAATTGTGTCGACTGTCCTCCGATTTGTAGAGGAAAGCACCAAACATTGTCACTTGCGCAGTTTGTGCTTGGATTAGCAATTCTGATCCTTACAAGTCCATTTGAATGGGTCCCTCTGTTAGCTATGACTTCGAATCAAGTACCCCACAATAAGAAATtactg GAGACTGTACTTGGTGCTCTGAATGCTGTTTCTTTTATCAGTTTGTCAATTGGACCTGTAATTG CTGATGCACTATATGAAGCAACACAGAAGCGGATCTTTTTATTATCTATTTTGTTAGGTAGTTTAAACATTCCGTTTTTGATAGGAGTTATTGTGTTGTATCGGCAGTTAGGACCACATCTAAAGTACACCACTCAGTATTATAAGGAACAGCAGGACTAA